The Deltaproteobacteria bacterium genome has a window encoding:
- a CDS encoding class I adenylate-forming enzyme family protein encodes MSDPSRQSAILDALSGHAQCRPDAVAYRESSGRSLTWRDLRRAVTGFAARLLAIDAAPVVAISSPNRLELPVALLGALRAGAEILPLAPDLPVAQIADLLGRTHTSISIGGPEVLTAAAAAGCRKGIALDRLLAEAPETGEPPPAPGGALLLTTSGTTGTPKIVRRRLAALDAVATSCARAIGVCADDRLLLTIPLHHSYGIDQGLLTAVFAGCTVELRDGFELSSVRAALQDGVTVLPAVPFLFDVLVRSEGASTWPGRSLRLAISAGGPLPRSVFDEFLAVSGVAIGQLYGATEFGSITWSDPARAGFAPQSVGTPLPGVQIRVLAEDDTLAERPLPVGCEGRVAIASPSLFAGYLDGSTLHPGSFYRTADLGRFDASGNLEITGRISLLIDVGGRKVNPIEIEALLEAHPDVSAAVVVPIPYSRTVSRLKAFVVPSGRSEIRSSELRAYLEERVPSYKIPRVFEVRDALPRSPTGKLLRRALTEERMYAAGRASSADG; translated from the coding sequence TCGCCGCGCGCCTGCTCGCGATCGACGCGGCCCCCGTCGTCGCGATCTCCTCCCCGAACCGGCTCGAACTCCCGGTGGCGTTGCTCGGGGCGCTGCGTGCCGGCGCGGAGATCCTTCCGCTGGCGCCGGACCTCCCGGTAGCCCAGATCGCCGACCTCCTCGGGAGAACGCACACCTCGATCTCCATCGGAGGGCCCGAGGTGCTCACGGCCGCAGCGGCTGCCGGCTGCAGGAAGGGGATCGCGCTCGATCGCCTGCTCGCCGAGGCGCCCGAGACCGGCGAGCCGCCGCCGGCCCCCGGCGGTGCACTCCTCCTCACGACCTCGGGAACGACCGGCACACCGAAGATCGTTCGGCGGCGACTCGCGGCACTCGATGCCGTGGCAACCTCGTGCGCTCGAGCGATCGGCGTCTGCGCGGATGATCGGCTGCTGCTAACGATCCCGCTCCACCACTCCTACGGCATCGATCAGGGCTTGCTGACCGCGGTCTTCGCCGGCTGCACGGTCGAGCTCCGCGACGGTTTCGAGCTCTCGAGCGTCCGCGCTGCCTTGCAGGACGGGGTCACCGTCCTGCCGGCGGTGCCCTTCCTGTTCGACGTCCTCGTCCGCTCGGAGGGCGCCTCGACGTGGCCGGGCAGGAGTCTCCGGCTGGCGATCTCGGCGGGAGGCCCCCTTCCCCGTTCCGTCTTCGACGAGTTCCTGGCCGTGAGCGGCGTCGCGATCGGTCAGCTCTACGGTGCCACCGAGTTCGGCTCGATCACCTGGTCGGATCCTGCGCGCGCCGGCTTCGCTCCCCAGAGCGTGGGCACCCCCTTGCCGGGCGTGCAGATCCGTGTGCTCGCCGAGGACGACACGCTGGCGGAGCGGCCGCTCCCGGTCGGATGCGAGGGACGTGTCGCGATCGCGTCTCCATCGCTCTTCGCCGGGTATCTGGACGGGTCGACCCTCCACCCTGGTTCCTTCTACCGGACCGCCGATCTCGGGCGTTTCGACGCGTCGGGCAATCTCGAGATCACGGGTCGGATCTCGCTCCTGATCGACGTGGGAGGCCGCAAGGTGAACCCGATCGAGATCGAAGCGCTGCTCGAGGCCCATCCGGACGTGTCGGCCGCGGTAGTCGTCCCGATTCCCTACTCGCGCACGGTCTCACGCCTGAAGGCCTTCGTCGTCCCCTCGGGCCGAAGCGAGATCCGCAGCAGCGAGCTTCGTGCCTACCTCGAAGAACGGGTGCCCAGCTACAAGATCCCACGCGTCTTCGAGGTTCGTGACGCATTGCCACGCTCGCCGACCGGCAAGTTGCTGCGAAGAGCGCTCACCGAGGAGCGGATGTACGCCGCGGGGCGCGCTTCGAGCGCCGACGGATGA
- a CDS encoding beta-ketoacyl-ACP synthase produces MSQMRSASPCRLVDVGVVCALGSGIRQIWPRLAAGDGSGLVERDLGAGPRLFGVVSAPLPPIEAGLGELDCRNNRIALLVLRQIDEQIASARRRFGADRLAVVVGTSTSGLSDAEQAFAARRESGALPEHFALGQLEQGGLADFVARTTGARGHAYTLSTACSSGAKAMAAARSLLALDACDAVITGGVDSLCRLTAQGFAALQAIARGRSNPMSRNRDGLNLGEGGALFLMTRDAGGIQLLGSGESSDAHHMSAPEPGGSGMAACMRSALEDAGLAPEQIGYLNLHGTGTPHNDASEARAVAEVLGLGVPCSSTKPLVGHALGASGALEAAFCWMMLAHGDVAGSPIPPHRWDGAADLELPQIALAREHDRVAGPAVVMSNSFGFGGSNSSLVLGGDETACERP; encoded by the coding sequence ATGAGCCAGATGCGCAGTGCGTCTCCTTGCCGGCTCGTCGACGTCGGTGTCGTTTGCGCACTCGGAAGCGGCATCCGGCAGATCTGGCCTCGCCTCGCGGCGGGTGACGGTTCCGGCCTGGTCGAGCGCGATCTCGGGGCCGGACCACGGCTCTTCGGGGTCGTCTCCGCGCCGCTGCCTCCGATCGAGGCCGGCCTCGGGGAGCTCGATTGCCGCAACAACCGGATCGCGCTGCTCGTCTTGCGCCAGATCGACGAGCAGATCGCGAGCGCTCGCCGGCGTTTCGGCGCCGATCGCCTCGCCGTGGTCGTCGGGACGAGCACCTCTGGCCTCTCCGACGCGGAGCAGGCCTTCGCGGCGAGGAGGGAATCAGGAGCCCTACCCGAGCACTTCGCACTCGGCCAGCTCGAGCAAGGGGGGCTCGCCGACTTCGTCGCGCGCACGACCGGAGCCCGTGGTCATGCCTACACCCTCTCGACGGCCTGCTCGTCGGGCGCGAAGGCCATGGCGGCCGCTCGGTCCCTGCTTGCCCTCGACGCCTGCGATGCCGTGATCACGGGTGGTGTCGACTCCCTCTGTCGCCTCACGGCCCAGGGTTTCGCGGCCCTGCAGGCGATCGCGCGGGGCCGCAGCAACCCGATGAGCAGGAACCGGGACGGACTGAATCTCGGCGAGGGAGGAGCGCTATTCCTGATGACGCGCGACGCGGGCGGCATCCAGCTCCTCGGATCGGGAGAGTCGAGCGACGCTCATCACATGTCGGCCCCCGAGCCCGGCGGATCAGGGATGGCAGCGTGCATGCGCAGCGCCCTCGAGGACGCTGGACTCGCGCCGGAGCAGATCGGCTACCTCAACCTGCACGGCACCGGGACTCCCCACAACGACGCCTCCGAGGCGAGGGCCGTCGCGGAGGTGCTCGGACTCGGCGTCCCGTGCAGCTCGACCAAGCCGCTGGTGGGCCATGCGCTCGGCGCCTCGGGCGCGCTCGAGGCGGCGTTCTGCTGGATGATGCTCGCCCATGGCGACGTGGCAGGCTCGCCGATCCCGCCGCATCGATGGGACGGGGCGGCCGACCTGGAGCTGCCGCAGATCGCCCTCGCGCGCGAGCACGACCGGGTGGCCGGGCCCGCGGTCGTCATGTCCAACTCGTTCGGCTTCGGCGGCTCGAACAGCAGCCTCGTGCTCGGCGGAGACGAGACAGCGTGCGAGCGGCCCTGA
- a CDS encoding beta-ketoacyl synthase chain length factor — protein MRAALNRWCAWAPGIEAEADWLRWAAAPAELTGRGTPDLSFVPALQRRRLDPLARSMLHVAARCAGDALASLPSVFASRHGPIDTTVALLVDLAVGTALSPTRFSHSVHNTQHGLFSIWARNTEPACTVSARSETFVSGFVEALALAHRARADRVLLVVGDIALPEPFDGWQEEPHGGYALALLLEPDGAGPAVSLSATEAPSRPCGWPPALEFLRWWIREEPSLRIAGTRRSWEWTREDAG, from the coding sequence GTGCGAGCGGCCCTGAACCGCTGGTGCGCATGGGCGCCGGGGATCGAGGCGGAAGCCGACTGGCTTCGCTGGGCGGCGGCGCCGGCGGAACTGACCGGGCGGGGCACTCCCGACCTGTCGTTCGTCCCTGCGCTCCAGCGGCGTCGCCTCGACCCCCTGGCTCGCTCGATGCTGCACGTTGCCGCGCGGTGTGCCGGTGACGCCCTGGCGTCACTCCCGAGCGTCTTCGCGTCCCGCCATGGCCCGATCGACACCACCGTGGCCCTGCTCGTCGATCTAGCCGTGGGCACAGCCCTCTCTCCGACCCGGTTCAGCCACTCGGTTCACAACACGCAACACGGTCTCTTCTCGATCTGGGCTCGCAACACCGAGCCGGCATGCACCGTCTCGGCACGCTCCGAGACCTTCGTCAGCGGGTTCGTGGAGGCCCTCGCACTGGCGCATCGGGCACGAGCGGACCGGGTCCTGCTGGTCGTCGGGGACATCGCGCTGCCGGAGCCCTTCGACGGTTGGCAGGAGGAGCCCCACGGGGGATACGCCCTCGCATTGCTCCTGGAGCCCGATGGCGCAGGACCGGCTGTCTCGCTGTCGGCAACGGAGGCACCCTCTCGACCGTGCGGATGGCCCCCAGCGCTCGAGTTCCTGCGCTGGTGGATCCGCGAGGAGCCGTCGCTCCGTATCGCCGGGACTCGCCGATCGTGGGAGTGGACGCGTGAAGACGCAGGCTGA
- a CDS encoding class I SAM-dependent methyltransferase — protein MKTQAEFRRRRMRGWTPDTRFGEWFQRTDVWRRYVLAVALDELQAMQGSAPRFGRLLDAGCGAGLGFAEITQRFEPDEIVGVDVDPQQVRRAMVTARESAIPVRLVRAELSRMPVQSRCFDVVLCHQTLHHVTNASGVLAEFFRLLRPGGLLLLAESCRPFLESIPVRVLFRHPAQGLRKAGAHLDLLRSTGFEVLRTATPRPFWSEPVVSLRTTLGFSRKALREPKELLVVARRPFVSPNE, from the coding sequence GTGAAGACGCAGGCTGAGTTCCGACGTCGACGGATGCGGGGGTGGACCCCCGACACGAGGTTCGGCGAGTGGTTCCAACGCACGGACGTCTGGCGGCGATATGTCCTGGCCGTCGCGCTCGACGAGCTGCAGGCCATGCAGGGATCGGCGCCGCGCTTCGGGCGGCTCCTCGACGCCGGCTGTGGCGCAGGCCTGGGATTCGCAGAGATCACGCAGCGCTTCGAGCCCGACGAGATCGTGGGAGTCGATGTGGATCCACAGCAGGTCAGGCGCGCGATGGTGACGGCGCGCGAGAGCGCGATTCCCGTCCGTCTCGTACGCGCGGAGCTCTCCCGGATGCCCGTGCAGAGTCGATGCTTCGACGTGGTTCTCTGTCACCAGACGCTCCATCACGTCACGAATGCTTCTGGTGTACTTGCCGAGTTCTTCCGTCTGCTGCGGCCGGGCGGCCTGCTGCTCCTGGCGGAATCCTGCCGGCCCTTCCTGGAATCGATTCCGGTCCGGGTTCTGTTCCGACATCCCGCACAGGGCCTCCGGAAGGCCGGCGCCCATCTCGATCTCCTGCGATCCACGGGCTTCGAAGTGCTGCGAACGGCCACTCCGCGTCCCTTCTGGTCGGAGCCGGTGGTCAGCCTGCGGACCACGCTGGGTTTCTCAAGGAAGGCACTCCGGGAGCCGAAGGAGTTGCTCGTGGTCGCCCGCCGCCCGTTCGTGTCGCCGAACGAATAG